The Zobellia alginiliquefaciens genome contains a region encoding:
- a CDS encoding adenine phosphoribosyltransferase: MDLKTFIRDIDNFPQEGVVFKDITPLLANARAMQYTLHKLVEMVGDVRVDKVVGMESRGFFFAPLLAQKLNAGFIPVRKPNKLPAARTSQTYDLEYGTDTLEIHSDAITAGEKILVHDDVLATGGTAKATCDLITRLGGEIVQCNFLIELDFLNGRNKLGNAEVKSLLNY, from the coding sequence ATGGATTTAAAAACCTTTATTAGAGATATTGACAATTTTCCACAGGAAGGAGTGGTCTTTAAAGATATTACACCTTTGTTGGCGAATGCCCGTGCCATGCAGTATACGTTGCATAAACTTGTTGAAATGGTAGGTGATGTTAGGGTAGATAAGGTAGTGGGCATGGAAAGCCGTGGGTTTTTTTTCGCGCCTCTTTTGGCTCAAAAACTGAATGCAGGTTTCATTCCTGTGAGAAAACCTAATAAATTACCGGCCGCGAGGACCAGTCAGACCTATGATTTGGAATACGGCACCGATACTTTGGAGATACATAGTGATGCTATTACGGCCGGAGAAAAAATCTTAGTACATGATGATGTGCTAGCCACCGGAGGTACGGCAAAGGCCACTTGTGATTTAATCACGCGTTTGGGAGGGGAAATTGTTCAATGTAATTTTTTAATAGAACTAGATTTTTTAAATGGAAGGAATAAATTAGGGAATGCTGAGGTGAAATCTCTTTTGAATTACTAG
- a CDS encoding SsrA-binding protein, which produces MKKAFFKFLAKANQILLPSFSKKRLDLSKASKFQMALIGWRYFVTTRALD; this is translated from the coding sequence ATGAAAAAAGCATTTTTTAAGTTTCTTGCTAAAGCAAACCAAATCCTCCTTCCGTCTTTCTCTAAAAAAAGGCTTGATCTTTCTAAAGCCTCTAAATTTCAGATGGCCTTAATAGGTTGGCGTTACTTTGTCACCACACGTGCATTAGACTAG
- a CDS encoding YeeE/YedE family protein, producing the protein MDSILQPWPWYVSGPLITSVMVFLIYFGKTFGMSSNLRTFCSIGGAGKYADFFRFDWKAQRWNLTVVLGAIIGGFIAVTFLSDGSAIDLNPQTITDLKELGFENAGETLLPGEIYDWSNALSLKGLLILIVAGFLVGFGTRYAGGCTSGHAITGLSNLQLPSLIAVIGFFIGGLIMTHLLLPLIF; encoded by the coding sequence ATGGATAGCATACTTCAGCCATGGCCATGGTACGTTTCTGGCCCATTGATTACGTCTGTTATGGTTTTTCTAATCTATTTTGGAAAGACTTTTGGCATGTCCTCAAACCTTAGAACATTTTGTAGTATTGGTGGAGCAGGAAAATATGCTGATTTTTTTAGATTTGATTGGAAGGCGCAACGTTGGAACTTAACCGTTGTTCTCGGCGCTATAATTGGCGGCTTTATTGCGGTTACTTTTCTTTCTGACGGATCCGCGATCGACCTGAACCCACAGACTATAACCGATCTAAAAGAACTGGGTTTTGAAAATGCCGGCGAAACTTTATTACCAGGTGAAATTTACGATTGGAGCAACGCACTTTCACTTAAAGGCCTACTCATATTAATAGTTGCTGGTTTTCTTGTAGGATTTGGCACACGTTATGCTGGCGGATGTACTTCTGGACACGCCATTACTGGCCTAAGCAATCTGCAACTACCTTCTTTAATAGCCGTAATCGGCTTTTTTATTGGAGGACTTATTATGACACATCTTTTACTCCCTCTAATTTTTTAA